One stretch of Sebastes umbrosus isolate fSebUmb1 chromosome 5, fSebUmb1.pri, whole genome shotgun sequence DNA includes these proteins:
- the alg6 gene encoding dolichyl pyrophosphate Man9GlcNAc2 alpha-1,3-glucosyltransferase: MQTWSLVSLCVLLGVVVRWGVSLNSYSGAGKPPMFGDYEAQRHWQEVTYNLPLQEWYSNTTENDLNYWGLDYPPLTAYHSLICAYVAKAINPEWVELHKSRGYESSAHKLFMRATVLVADLLIYIPAVVLYCFYLTDGSSKKKVSTVLCFLLYPGLILIDYGHFQYNGVSLGFALWGVLALGLGWDALGSVAFCLALNYKQMELYHALPFFCYLLGKSVKQGLMGQGVFMLARIASTVLVTFALCWLPFLSDPGHAMQVVRRIFPVARGLFEDKVANTWCSLNILIKIRSILSSDSQVYLSLACTLLAVLPSCIRLLTKPTFWQFKLALANSSLAFFLFSYQVHEKSILLAALPVCFLLNDLPLVVIWFLQASTFSMLPLFLKDGLLVPYVVTSLAFLFFSIYLLSALEHCSEEELRLGAYHKLLFCFPKLDLAWIVRWKFYISVAAMAGLSIVTVALVPPPHLPDLFPVLVSSTAFLHFLGTFLYFNIVQFSEPPSRKSQKKYN, from the exons ATGCAAACGTGGAGTCTCGTATCACTTTGTGTGTTGCTCGGGGTTGTTGTGAGATGGGGCGTTTCGTTAAATTCATATTCAG GGGCGGGGAAACCTCCCATGTTTGGCGACTATGAAGCTCAAAGGCACTGGCAAGAAGTGACCTACAACCTCCCTCTGCAGGAATG GTACTCTAACACTACTGAGAATGACTTGAACTACTGGGGTCTTGACTACCCTCCTCTGACTGCCTATCACAGCCTGATCTGTGCTTACGT AGCCAAGGCGATAAACCCTGAGTGGGTGGAGCTCCACAAATCCAGAGGTTATGAAAGTTCAGCGCACAAGTTATTCATGAGAGCTACAG TCCTGGTGGCAGATTTGTTGATATACATCCCTGCTGTGGTTTTATACTGTTTCTATCTGACTGATGGATCCTCTAAAAAGAAG GTATCCACTGTGTTGTGCTTCCTTCTATACCCAGGCCTGATTCTCATTGACTACGGGCATTTCCA GTACAATGGAGTGAGTCTGGGCTTTGCCCTATGGGGGGTTCTGGCTCTGGGGCTGGGCTGGGATGCGTTGGGCTCCGTGGCCTTTTGTCTGGCTCTCAACTACAAACAGATGGAGCTGTACCACGCTCTGCCCTTCTTCTGCTACCTGCTGGGGAAGAGCGTCAAACAGGGCCTGATGGGGCAAGG GGTGTTCATGTTGGCGAGAATTGCTTCAACAGTGTTGGTGACTTTTGCCCTCTGCTGGCTGCCCTTCCTGTCTGACCCCGGTCACGCCATGCAAGTGGTCAGGAGGATCTTTCCCGTGGCTCGCGGCCTGTTTGAG gaTAAGGTGGCCAACACATGGTGCAGCTTGAACATCCTGATAAAGATCAGATCCATTCTGTCCAGTGACTCCCAGGTTTACCTCAG tttgGCCTGCACTCTCCTAGCAGTCCTACCTTCCTGCATCAGACTCCTGACGAAGCCGACCTTCTGGCAGTTTAAACTAGCCTTG GCCAATTCATCTCTGGcgtttttcctcttctcctaTCAAGTCCATGAGAAGTCCATCCTCTTGGCTGCCTT GCCTGTCTGCTTCCTGCTGAATGACCTCCCCTTGGTGGTTATTTGGTTCCTACAGGCCTCGACATTCAG CATGCTGCCTCTGTTTCTGAAGGACGGTCTGCTGGTGCCCTATGTTGTGACCTCGCTggccttcctcttcttcagcaTCTATCTACTGTCTGCACTGGAGCACTGCTCAGAGGAAGAGCTGAGACTGGGAGCCTACCACAAGCTGCTTTTCTGCTTCCCCAAACTGGACCTGGCCTGGATTGTAAGATGGAAG TTCTACATCAGCGTCGCAGCCATGGCTGGTCTGAGCATCGTGACTGTAGCTCTGGTTCCTCCACCACATCTACCCGACTTGTTTCCTGTGTTGGTGTCTTCCACTGCTTTCCTGCACTTCTTGGGAACATTTCTATATTTCAATATTGTCCAGTTCAGCGAGCCACCCAGCAGAAAGAGCCAGAAGAAGTACAACTGA